From Candidatus Schekmanbacteria bacterium, a single genomic window includes:
- a CDS encoding PAS domain S-box protein encodes MKKNNNIASSRQIVLYIALLHSFIVFGLIVYYGEAIREFKFLGLIMALVGTVLLLSSGFVGYMYWKKHRDGKAKSFAEMKIFRDTLIDVFPDIIAHIDNEGNLLWLNDSGLHFFGEDAVGKKIEDYIDKAETSQITPGIPLSFSRKDGQKRILSWTSKAMVDSEGKASGQISTARDITEQRLAENQIEKSERYLKTVFSSIIDGIAVIDLHEKITDVNYYICSLLGFKKEELIGKELYVLYPPESHEFIRSSLKKHFKDGEPINGLEIELLSKSGEIIPTSIRAVLLKDESGLPFASLGVVRDMREIKSLQENLIQAEKLSSVGELISGVAHELNNPLTAIIGYSGVLMGRDIPSDVKKEVEVINTQSARCQNIISNLLMFSRKYESKKVNIDLNSIVESTLALNIYDMRSSGIEVIEDYGSELPEAYLDANRIQQVILNLLQNARHAVEAKESGVKRIKVATRFDKKKFLIEISDTGIGISSKNLRKIFDPFFTTKEVGKGTGLGLSISYGIVKEHGGQIVLNSKEGVGTNFIVELPLIKQTVSETGNTGENKTEMNNKIEKKRILVIDDEPVITDILMLFLEEDGHVVDVTQSAVEGLKRISNNGYDVVFSDVKMPDLDGVSFLKKVREINPGYEDKIIFITGDTSSIKALDNSNDINNIVLSKPFTMDDVRKKLEDFFSYS; translated from the coding sequence TTGAAAAAAAACAATAATATTGCTTCCTCCCGGCAAATAGTCCTCTATATAGCCTTGCTCCACTCATTTATAGTCTTTGGATTGATTGTATATTATGGAGAAGCTATCAGGGAGTTTAAGTTTTTGGGTTTAATTATGGCATTAGTGGGTACAGTATTACTGCTTTCATCAGGTTTTGTCGGATATATGTATTGGAAAAAACATAGAGACGGTAAGGCTAAGAGCTTTGCCGAGATGAAAATATTCAGGGATACCCTGATTGATGTTTTTCCGGATATCATTGCCCATATAGACAATGAAGGAAATCTATTGTGGCTTAATGATTCGGGATTGCATTTTTTTGGTGAAGATGCAGTTGGGAAGAAGATAGAGGATTATATTGATAAGGCTGAAACCTCACAGATAACCCCAGGCATACCTCTAAGCTTTTCCCGCAAGGACGGACAAAAGCGAATCCTTTCCTGGACAAGCAAGGCAATGGTTGATAGCGAAGGGAAGGCATCCGGACAGATTTCAACGGCCAGAGACATCACAGAGCAGCGGCTTGCGGAAAATCAGATAGAAAAATCAGAACGGTATTTAAAAACCGTTTTTTCTTCCATTATAGATGGTATAGCTGTGATAGATCTCCATGAGAAGATCACTGATGTCAATTATTACATCTGTTCTCTTCTTGGTTTTAAGAAAGAAGAGCTTATCGGCAAAGAACTCTATGTCTTGTATCCCCCTGAAAGTCATGAGTTCATTAGAAGTTCCCTTAAAAAACATTTTAAAGACGGGGAGCCCATAAATGGACTTGAAATAGAACTGCTCTCAAAGAGCGGAGAAATCATACCTACAAGCATAAGGGCTGTTCTGCTAAAAGATGAAAGCGGATTACCATTCGCAAGTCTTGGGGTAGTAAGAGACATGAGGGAGATAAAATCTCTTCAGGAAAACCTGATACAGGCTGAAAAGCTTTCATCTGTAGGTGAGCTTATTTCCGGAGTTGCCCACGAGCTAAATAATCCACTAACTGCAATAATAGGATATTCTGGGGTACTTATGGGAAGAGACATCCCCTCTGATGTTAAGAAGGAAGTTGAAGTAATAAACACACAATCTGCGCGCTGTCAGAACATCATATCAAATCTTTTAATGTTTTCGCGCAAGTACGAATCAAAAAAGGTTAATATTGATCTTAATTCAATAGTTGAATCAACATTGGCTCTAAATATTTATGACATGCGTTCGAGTGGAATAGAAGTAATCGAAGACTATGGTTCGGAATTGCCTGAAGCATATCTTGATGCAAACAGGATTCAGCAGGTAATCTTAAATCTGCTTCAGAATGCGCGTCATGCAGTGGAAGCAAAGGAGAGCGGTGTAAAAAGGATAAAAGTTGCTACCAGATTTGACAAAAAGAAATTTCTAATTGAAATCAGTGATACCGGAATCGGGATTTCTTCAAAGAACCTCAGAAAGATATTTGATCCATTTTTTACGACCAAAGAAGTGGGCAAAGGGACCGGTCTTGGTTTAAGTATATCATATGGTATTGTAAAAGAGCATGGAGGACAAATTGTCCTTAACAGCAAAGAAGGGGTTGGGACTAATTTCATAGTTGAATTGCCTTTAATTAAACAGACTGTTTCAGAAACCGGAAATACCGGAGAAAATAAAACAGAAATGAATAATAAAATTGAGAAAAAAAGAATTCTTGTCATTGATGATGAACCTGTTATTACAGATATCCTGATGCTGTTCCTGGAGGAGGATGGACATGTTGTTGATGTTACGCAGAGTGCTGTAGAAGGCTTGAAGAGGATCAGTAATAATGGTTATGATGTAGTATTCTCTGATGTTAAAATGCCTGACCTTGATGGTGTAAGCTTCCTTAAAAAAGTAAGAGAGATAAACCCCGGTTATGAGGACAAGATTATTTTTATTACCGGAGATACATCGAGCATCAAAGCTCTTGATAATTCCAATGATATTAACAATATAGTCCTTTCAAAGCCTTTCACTATGGATGATGTAAGAAAGAAACTGGAAGATTTTTTCAGCTATTCTTGA
- a CDS encoding glycosyltransferase family 39 protein, with translation MRNEKNHTGKIYFFAILIIAIAIRIYYALTTPLLETDGAIALLNGRVFDERGIVPFEGPFAAILNGSLYKIFGESILIGKLGDAFAGIGILILVYLFTNKAYGGRAALLASFFVAFSPLNILFSIMAKPYMILSFFITLSAYLFLIGAVNGRYYLIVLAGACIPIAFGFRTFSMFTILGMMLLSVLLLFLKGEDGREEQIKFYHPLIFIVSALLFLLPIIFWRAGSLGLYFFRDFGMPQWLKSQDFVYMEKWENVENHLLDSPYLFFPVFILFPFIMMKDCSKRCASLLSFCYAFSFVFLLLINPGHHFPRILVPAIPFFCIMSASMIDHLVNNLKRGGNYLLLSALIFSPVLYILGRMTGYLDTEVQSSAGVLKMLCFISMSFVIVFIFSFVVSNESKGKMLIPVSVLLPLILIVFSAEGIRQVDRRINLLSAGIMPYIGAIEYLPSSSVAKGIIYENNPFGILEGKDSKDLRDLPLKDSLSLLSGDYKPVFLRNDISYIIMPMYKYADGIFFTYRDMSIRGNMEEPKMHEELLSSKSLNRIYDNSSIICLYDPSIKRAGKPDDFTDRAFPVRPYIGNRGGEFIEVFFNGSFPKSGLDFSTVTLKNLRKSQEKLTYMVNYIDDAVEGESFYESDEEHNPWFSVYSHWSQGMPYMSSEIDYFSNNAAMVFPLYDSYSEGKLVRKLALDEGSYKVYTRLSLPKIKSGKARMDFLFNGSTLSSFDLSLPSLSSGGMTNSFIGRIKVQNSEESSLEVKASGSSDGAGNYIIFDRLFFIREDSVYEGANNEKQNNTLNSLMNEPWQIVKSEINIPPLAEKTITLPEYEEHAPSRVEIFAYSSTSKLSSLLYYYR, from the coding sequence ATGCGGAATGAGAAAAATCATACCGGGAAAATATATTTTTTTGCTATCCTGATAATAGCCATAGCTATCAGGATTTATTATGCACTGACCACTCCTCTTCTTGAAACTGACGGTGCCATAGCCCTCCTTAACGGCAGAGTATTTGATGAGCGGGGAATCGTCCCCTTTGAAGGCCCATTTGCCGCAATCCTTAACGGAAGTCTTTATAAGATTTTTGGTGAGAGTATTCTCATAGGGAAGCTTGGCGATGCCTTTGCAGGTATTGGGATTTTAATCTTGGTCTACCTTTTTACAAATAAAGCATATGGGGGAAGGGCTGCTCTCCTTGCTTCGTTCTTTGTGGCTTTCTCCCCTCTTAACATACTTTTTTCCATTATGGCAAAGCCGTACATGATTCTTTCTTTTTTTATTACTCTTTCAGCATATCTTTTTCTCATTGGAGCAGTGAACGGAAGATATTACCTTATTGTCCTTGCCGGTGCATGTATCCCGATAGCCTTCGGATTCAGGACATTTTCCATGTTTACGATTCTCGGGATGATGTTGTTGTCTGTCCTGCTGCTCTTTTTGAAGGGAGAGGACGGCAGAGAAGAACAAATAAAATTTTATCATCCACTGATTTTTATTGTTTCAGCACTTTTATTTCTTTTGCCAATTATATTCTGGAGGGCAGGGAGTCTGGGGCTTTATTTCTTCAGGGATTTCGGCATGCCTCAATGGCTCAAATCTCAGGATTTTGTTTATATGGAAAAATGGGAAAACGTTGAGAATCATCTTCTTGACTCTCCTTATCTCTTTTTCCCAGTTTTTATTCTGTTTCCTTTCATTATGATGAAGGACTGCTCAAAGAGATGTGCGAGTCTCTTAAGTTTCTGCTATGCGTTTTCATTCGTGTTCCTTCTTCTTATTAATCCGGGTCATCACTTTCCAAGGATTCTGGTTCCTGCCATTCCATTTTTCTGCATAATGTCAGCTTCGATGATTGATCATCTTGTGAATAACCTGAAACGAGGGGGAAACTATCTTCTCCTTTCTGCACTTATTTTCTCTCCTGTCCTTTATATATTGGGCAGAATGACAGGCTATTTAGATACTGAAGTCCAGTCATCTGCCGGAGTACTGAAGATGCTCTGTTTTATTTCCATGTCATTTGTAATTGTTTTCATATTTTCTTTTGTCGTCTCTAATGAATCTAAAGGGAAGATGCTGATTCCTGTTTCAGTTTTGCTTCCCCTGATTTTAATAGTATTTTCTGCGGAAGGTATCCGCCAGGTTGACAGAAGGATTAATCTGCTTTCTGCGGGAATCATGCCATATATTGGGGCCATAGAGTATTTGCCCTCTTCTTCTGTTGCAAAAGGTATAATTTATGAGAACAATCCATTTGGCATACTTGAGGGTAAAGACTCGAAAGATTTGAGGGACCTGCCTTTAAAGGACAGCCTTTCTCTTCTTAGCGGAGACTACAAGCCTGTATTCCTGAGAAATGATATTTCATATATCATAATGCCTATGTACAAATATGCTGACGGCATATTCTTTACATACAGGGACATGAGCATCAGAGGGAATATGGAAGAACCTAAGATGCATGAAGAGCTCCTGTCTTCCAAAAGCCTCAACCGTATTTATGATAATTCATCCATAATTTGCCTATATGATCCTTCCATAAAACGGGCTGGTAAACCGGATGATTTTACAGACAGGGCCTTTCCTGTAAGACCATATATAGGGAACAGGGGAGGGGAGTTTATTGAAGTTTTTTTCAATGGCTCTTTTCCCAAATCCGGCTTGGATTTCTCTACTGTAACTCTAAAAAATCTCAGGAAATCTCAGGAGAAGCTTACATACATGGTTAATTATATTGATGATGCAGTAGAAGGAGAGTCCTTTTACGAATCAGACGAGGAGCATAATCCCTGGTTTTCAGTCTATTCTCATTGGTCTCAGGGCATGCCTTATATGTCGTCTGAAATAGATTACTTTTCAAACAATGCGGCTATGGTTTTCCCGCTTTATGATAGTTATTCTGAAGGAAAGCTTGTCCGAAAGCTGGCTCTTGATGAGGGGAGCTATAAAGTTTATACAAGGTTAAGTCTGCCAAAAATTAAGTCCGGTAAAGCTCGGATGGATTTCCTGTTTAATGGAAGCACTCTTTCATCTTTTGATTTATCATTACCATCATTATCATCTGGGGGGATGACCAATTCTTTTATTGGCAGAATTAAGGTGCAGAACAGTGAGGAAAGCTCACTCGAAGTCAAAGCATCGGGAAGTTCTGATGGAGCAGGGAATTATATCATATTTGACAGACTTTTTTTTATCCGCGAAGACTCTGTTTATGAAGGTGCAAATAATGAAAAGCAAAACAACACGTTAAATTCTCTTATGAATGAACCATGGCAGATAGTAAAAAGCGAAATTAATATTCCTCCTCTTGCGGAAAAGACTATAACATTACCTGAATATGAGGAACATGCTCCGTCAAGAGTAGAGATTTTTGCATATTCTTCTACAAGCAAACTTTCATCCCTTCTTTATTATTATAGATAG
- a CDS encoding ZIP family metal transporter yields MNSLAFYYSLIAAMGSLLGMTLLIFREKWARANSIKLISFSGGIFLGLVFIHLLPESLEINRDALWFALAGFISFYLLESFMLFHSHSDEEPSGERHHEFGSLAVIGLLIHSTLDGIAIGAGFEVNNTLGFLAVVAVLAHKIPDGIAIGGILFHAKEPMKKVVLISVVISAATPIGTILASLFLKDIVPYSMGALLAFAAGFFLYISASDLIPQTHREHNVYNFIILISGIAAMYMLKLFFNVP; encoded by the coding sequence TTGAATAGTTTAGCTTTCTATTATAGCCTTATTGCGGCAATGGGGTCACTTCTCGGGATGACGCTCTTAATATTCCGGGAAAAATGGGCAAGAGCAAATTCTATTAAACTGATAAGCTTTTCAGGAGGAATATTCCTCGGACTTGTCTTTATCCATCTCCTTCCGGAGTCTCTTGAAATAAACAGAGATGCCCTCTGGTTTGCGCTGGCTGGCTTTATTTCTTTTTATCTTCTCGAGTCATTTATGCTTTTTCATTCCCATTCTGATGAGGAGCCGTCAGGGGAGCGTCACCATGAGTTCGGCAGCTTAGCTGTCATCGGGCTCTTGATACATTCCACACTTGACGGGATTGCGATTGGCGCTGGTTTTGAGGTAAACAATACGCTCGGGTTCCTTGCAGTGGTCGCTGTGCTTGCACATAAAATACCTGATGGTATAGCGATTGGGGGTATTTTGTTCCATGCAAAGGAACCAATGAAAAAGGTTGTTCTTATTTCAGTTGTCATATCTGCTGCTACTCCTATAGGAACAATCCTTGCATCGCTTTTTCTGAAAGATATAGTGCCCTATTCCATGGGCGCACTTCTTGCTTTTGCCGCAGGCTTCTTTCTTTATATATCAGCATCTGACCTTATCCCGCAGACTCATCGGGAGCATAATGTATATAACTTTATCATCCTTATTTCTGGCATCGCAGCCATGTATATGTTAAAATTATTTTTTAATGTACCGTAA
- the lipB gene encoding lipoyl(octanoyl) transferase LipB produces MKKECYCLSLGNVNYTRALKLQKLLYEKVIAGKEDNYLILLEHNPVITIGRSGKRENLLVSEEYLKDAGIEIHSVERGGDITYHGPGQIVGYPILDLREEKDIHLFVRRVEEVMIRVLAHYDIKGERIKGLTGVWVGNKKIGAIGMAVRKWVSFHGFAFNVNPDMSHFDLITPCGIKDKGVTSLSALLGNALPSIDEIRKSIVESFADVFTLSMKYADSAMININGETLD; encoded by the coding sequence ATGAAAAAAGAGTGTTACTGTCTTAGCCTCGGCAATGTGAATTACACCCGGGCTCTTAAACTTCAGAAACTCCTTTATGAAAAAGTAATTGCAGGAAAGGAAGATAACTATCTTATTTTGCTCGAACATAATCCTGTTATAACTATCGGCCGTTCCGGAAAAAGGGAGAACCTCCTTGTGAGCGAGGAATATCTTAAAGATGCAGGCATAGAGATTCACAGCGTTGAAAGAGGAGGTGACATAACTTATCATGGGCCGGGACAGATAGTCGGTTATCCTATATTGGATTTACGTGAAGAAAAGGACATTCATCTTTTTGTAAGAAGGGTTGAGGAGGTCATGATAAGAGTCCTTGCCCATTATGATATTAAAGGTGAGCGTATAAAGGGATTAACCGGTGTCTGGGTGGGAAATAAAAAGATAGGCGCCATTGGCATGGCAGTGAGGAAATGGGTAAGCTTCCACGGATTCGCATTCAATGTAAATCCGGACATGAGTCATTTTGATCTTATCACCCCCTGCGGTATAAAGGATAAAGGTGTTACATCGCTTTCAGCGCTTCTTGGCAACGCACTCCCCTCCATAGATGAAATAAGAAAGAGCATAGTTGAATCTTTTGCTGATGTATTTACTCTTTCAATGAAGTACGCTGACAGTGCTATGATTAATATTAATGGAGAAACATTGGATTGA
- a CDS encoding SAM-dependent methyltransferase encodes MLSHQELTNRIFGSKTSVSFYEFVTSILHDPDYGYYGRGRKHPGIYRDFYTAPELTNAFGICISKFIISQLRFFPANEKLAIIEIGSGRGMLMQDIADNLLQAGITEERLELVLIEQNISFINEAKQRLSHIKFPITFFSNLDELPFFDSAVVICNELFDALPFSRIRLNSGAPSEIFVKIEGETIHEIEKEISEEKVEKIYNRWFSDLTGSGEVEIAPGFDIVLNRISKSINKGVMLIIDYGDLAHRLYAEQDPHPTMRCYRNHKVSDDPYEFLGEQDVTCSVNFSELIYEAIISGFSIADFTDSRSFFIRWGILEQLSALAGNGRLDIEKYNEIQKIKNLVLPSGMGDIFKVLLLEKGIREDGLIY; translated from the coding sequence ATGCTTTCCCATCAGGAACTGACAAACAGGATATTTGGCAGTAAAACTTCCGTTTCATTCTATGAATTCGTGACATCCATACTCCATGATCCGGATTATGGCTACTACGGCAGGGGAAGGAAGCATCCAGGGATATACAGGGATTTCTACACAGCTCCGGAGCTTACTAACGCCTTTGGTATCTGCATTTCAAAATTTATTATCTCGCAGCTTAGGTTTTTCCCCGCCAATGAAAAACTTGCTATCATAGAAATTGGCAGCGGACGGGGAATGCTTATGCAGGATATTGCTGACAATCTTTTGCAGGCGGGCATTACTGAAGAAAGATTAGAGCTTGTACTTATAGAGCAGAACATAAGTTTTATTAATGAGGCCAAGCAAAGGCTTTCCCATATTAAATTTCCGATTACCTTTTTTTCAAATCTTGATGAACTTCCCTTTTTTGACAGCGCTGTGGTCATATGCAACGAATTATTTGACGCACTTCCTTTTTCGAGGATAAGATTAAACTCCGGTGCGCCCAGTGAAATTTTCGTGAAAATTGAGGGCGAAACAATCCATGAAATTGAAAAGGAAATATCAGAAGAAAAGGTAGAGAAGATTTATAACAGATGGTTTTCTGATTTAACTGGGAGCGGTGAGGTTGAGATAGCTCCCGGTTTTGATATTGTACTTAACAGGATATCGAAATCCATTAACAAAGGAGTCATGCTGATAATAGATTATGGGGACCTTGCACACAGGCTTTATGCAGAGCAAGACCCGCATCCTACGATGCGGTGTTATAGGAACCATAAAGTTTCTGATGATCCCTATGAATTCCTAGGCGAGCAGGATGTGACCTGCTCAGTGAATTTTTCTGAACTCATATATGAGGCAATAATATCCGGTTTTAGTATCGCTGATTTTACGGATTCCCGTTCTTTCTTTATCCGATGGGGGATTCTTGAACAGCTTTCCGCACTTGCAGGAAACGGCAGACTTGATATAGAAAAGTATAATGAAATACAGAAGATAAAGAATCTGGTACTGCCATCCGGTATGGGAGACATTTTTAAGGTCCTGCTCCTTGAAAAAGGGATAAGGGAAGATGGCTTAATATACTGA
- a CDS encoding NADH-quinone oxidoreductase subunit I: MIKTKIVEVEDKSIAASLKGLIVTMGNLVSNVVKKDRPTIEYPEERREYSERLRGVHILNRREDGTPKCVSCYMCATICPAECITIVAEESPDPSIEKRPKSFEIDMLRCIFCGFCVDACPVEAIIMSSELECSFNKFSDRVNNIDILKDRPSLKTAKLGYRPR, encoded by the coding sequence ATGATAAAAACAAAAATAGTTGAAGTTGAAGATAAGAGTATTGCTGCAAGTTTAAAAGGCCTGATAGTCACAATGGGTAACCTTGTAAGCAATGTAGTGAAAAAGGATAGGCCTACAATTGAATATCCTGAAGAGAGACGTGAATACTCAGAAAGGCTGCGAGGAGTCCATATCCTTAACCGCAGGGAAGACGGCACCCCGAAGTGTGTTTCCTGCTATATGTGTGCGACCATATGTCCCGCAGAGTGCATTACCATAGTAGCCGAAGAATCTCCTGATCCATCCATAGAAAAAAGGCCAAAGAGTTTTGAGATTGATATGCTTCGCTGCATATTCTGCGGGTTCTGTGTTGATGCGTGTCCGGTTGAGGCCATAATAATGAGCAGTGAACTTGAATGTTCATTCAATAAATTTTCAGACCGCGTTAACAATATTGATATTTTAAAGGATAGACCTTCCTTAAAAACTGCTAAGCTTGGTTACAGACCAAGATAG
- a CDS encoding (2Fe-2S)-binding protein: MPKITIDGIEAEFETGESILQVADRIGIEIPRFCYHKDLRWAGNCRMCQVEVEKMPKLAISCATVAADGMVVYTKSPKVVKAVRGVLEFLLLNHPIDCPICDQAGECFLQDYYMRYGLYDSRIPLNDKVKKRKVLRLGDMIVLDTERCVLCSRCVRFCEDVTGSNEFGFSNRGNRTEIGTFYDAVVDNPYAGNLVDICPVGAITSKDFRFKCRVWFLNTTPSVCPTCSTGCNIYVESKNGLVQRLRPRYNADVNKSWICDKGRMSYKLINDEGRLYQALEKSGSGFQEISYESAVEKGAQKLKDIASKYGNDKILAIASPKGTNEDLYLFKKFFSEVIRTPHISLGETDGVNNASVMEDKVLRRIDPNPNTVGAGLIGIKADDGKMTPERVADIINKNGIKALYLMSPEILRDGATSQPLRDALKNVDAIIVHSMFVPLSDMPAQIVFPSASYAEADGTFTNYAGRVQKIKSAIKRKESVKSHSEIFQDMINKLGGDGKKLSAPAIFNELAGVVSAFSSIKFSDIGDTGVQLKL; the protein is encoded by the coding sequence ATGCCTAAGATAACAATAGATGGAATAGAAGCTGAGTTTGAGACCGGCGAAAGCATATTGCAGGTTGCTGACAGGATCGGTATAGAGATACCACGCTTCTGTTATCACAAGGATCTGCGCTGGGCTGGTAACTGCAGGATGTGTCAGGTTGAGGTCGAGAAGATGCCGAAACTTGCCATTTCATGTGCAACGGTTGCAGCTGACGGGATGGTTGTTTATACAAAGAGCCCCAAGGTGGTAAAGGCCGTAAGGGGAGTACTGGAGTTTCTCCTTCTCAATCATCCGATAGACTGCCCCATATGCGATCAGGCTGGGGAATGTTTCCTTCAGGATTATTACATGCGTTACGGCCTTTATGATTCCCGCATTCCGTTAAATGATAAAGTCAAAAAAAGGAAAGTTTTGAGGCTTGGCGACATGATTGTGCTCGACACTGAAAGATGCGTCCTTTGCTCTAGATGTGTAAGATTCTGTGAGGATGTTACAGGCTCAAACGAATTTGGATTTTCAAACCGCGGCAACCGCACTGAGATCGGGACTTTTTATGATGCAGTAGTTGACAACCCCTATGCAGGAAACCTTGTTGATATATGTCCGGTAGGCGCGATTACGAGCAAGGATTTTAGATTCAAGTGCAGGGTATGGTTCTTAAACACAACACCTTCTGTATGTCCTACATGCAGTACAGGGTGCAATATATATGTAGAATCAAAGAACGGCTTAGTCCAGAGGTTAAGGCCAAGGTACAATGCAGATGTCAATAAAAGCTGGATATGCGACAAAGGGCGGATGTCCTATAAACTTATAAACGACGAAGGAAGGCTCTATCAGGCGCTTGAAAAATCCGGCAGTGGTTTTCAGGAAATATCTTATGAGAGCGCAGTTGAAAAAGGGGCTCAAAAGCTTAAAGACATTGCCTCAAAATATGGCAATGACAAGATACTGGCAATAGCCTCTCCAAAAGGGACAAACGAAGACCTATATCTTTTTAAGAAGTTTTTTTCTGAAGTCATTAGAACTCCGCACATCAGCCTCGGAGAAACGGATGGCGTTAACAACGCTTCAGTAATGGAGGACAAGGTCTTACGCCGTATTGATCCTAACCCCAATACTGTTGGCGCGGGACTGATTGGAATAAAGGCTGACGATGGGAAGATGACTCCTGAGAGGGTCGCAGATATTATAAATAAGAACGGGATTAAGGCCCTTTATCTGATGTCGCCTGAAATACTCCGGGACGGTGCAACATCTCAGCCGCTCCGTGATGCGCTTAAGAATGTTGATGCAATTATAGTCCATTCAATGTTTGTGCCGCTTTCTGATATGCCGGCTCAGATTGTATTCCCTTCAGCATCATATGCCGAGGCTGACGGGACTTTTACGAATTATGCAGGTCGCGTGCAGAAAATAAAATCAGCAATCAAGCGGAAGGAAAGTGTAAAAAGCCATAGCGAGATATTTCAGGACATGATTAATAAGCTTGGTGGAGACGGAAAAAAGCTTTCAGCACCGGCCATATTTAATGAATTGGCAGGAGTGGTAAGTGCATTCAGCAGCATTAAGTTTTCAGATATTGGAGATACAGGGGTTCAATTAAAGCTCTGA